The following nucleotide sequence is from Mesorhizobium sp. J8.
CCGGGCCGGTGATGATCGAATCCTTCGGCGGCGCCTGCTGCGTTCAAGTCAACTTTACCCCGCTCGGAGCCAGGCAATTCTTCAACCTGCCGATGAGCGAGCTGCGCGATCGAATGATCGGTTTGGACGATGCGCTGGGCTTTGACGGCATCGCGTTGCGCGAACGGCTCGGCGAGGCGTCGGACTGGCACAAACGCTTCGACATCGCCGAAGGATTTATTGCTGCCCGCCTTGCGGAAGCCAATGCGCTGTCGCCCGAAATCGCCTGGGCCTACCGGACGGTCGTCGCGTCGGGCGGCCGCACCCGTATTGCGGCGTTGGCCGGCGAAATCGGCTGGAGCCGCAAGCACCTTGCGGCCAAATTCACCGACGCGATCGGCATCGGACCGAAGACCTTGTCGCGCATCGTGCGCTTCAACCGCGCGCTGTCTCTGTCGAAGCGGCAAGACGATGACTGGGCCGGCATCGCCGCTGATTGCGGCTATGCCGACCAGGCGCATCTGGTGCGTGAATTCCGTCAGCTTGCCGGCGAGACGCCGATCCGGCTCGCGGCGCTGATATAGCGCTCAGCCGAGGTAACATTTCTTCAAGACGCAGGGGCCGCCCGTAGTCGAGACTGAGTACATCGACGCGAACGAGGAGATCGCCATGCCCACGACAACCGAAGCACCCCGCATCTACCCTGCCCTGCGCTACAGAAACGCCGCCAAAATGATCGATTGGCTCTGCGAGGCTTTTGGCTTCGAGGTCCGCGCCCGCTATGGCGAAGGCGACATCGTCCACCACGCCGAGCTGACCTTCGGCTCCTCGATGATCATGCTGGGCACGGCCCGCGACGACGACTACGGCAAGATGGTCGGCGATCCAGGCGGTGGCGGCGGCAAGTCGATCTACATCGCCGTCAATGACGCCGATGCCGCCTATGCGCGCGCCAAGAGAGCCGGCGCGAAAATCACCCAGGAACTGGTCGACCGCGACTATGGCAGCCGCGAGTTCATCTGCCTCGACCCCGAAGGCAATGTCTGGTCGTTTGGGACCTATTGGCCGAAGACGGGTGAGAAGGCGTAGCTCTGTCATCGCCAGCGTTCGAGATTGGCGACAGCGCCTGAACTTCGTCCACGGGCGAAGCAAGGAGCGAAGCGACGCGCGCAGACCCGAGGATCCATGCCGTGACCTCGATCGAAGGGCGCAACGGAGCAGAATTCTGCACGGCTGCAACGCCTTCAGGTAACGGAATGGATTCTATGGTCTGCGCGCGTCGCTTCGCTCCTTGCTCCGCCATAGAATGACGACCGCATAGGCGACTCAGCTAGTCGCCAGGTAAGCGATCCCTCAGCTACCCGGGCCAGCTTCCGTGCGGTGAAACCGGCCTATCTTGCCAGCCCGAAAATCGCGTCGCAGTCGAGATGCCGCTCCAGCTCGGCCGCAACCTCGTCCAGCGCCTTCTCGACGTCGGCGCGATAGTCGATGCCGCCGCCTTTGACGCCAAGGCTCCCCAGATAGGCGGCGCGAAAAGCGTCAGCGGAAAACAGCCCGTGCAGATAGGTGCCGATCACCTTGCCGTCGACGGAGACCGCCCCGTCCTCGGCGCCGTTGAGGATCGTCGACGGCCGCGCCGTGTCCGGGCCGGTGGTGCGGCCGAGATGGATCTCATAGCCTTGGAGCGGTAGGCCGAACTGCACCGACCGCGCGCTCGAATTGCGCACGGTCTTTTCCGGTTCCATCACCGTTTCGATGTCGAGCAGGCCGAGCCCCTCGGCCTCTCTCACGCTGCCTTCGATGCCGTCGGGATCGCGCACCATGCGGCCGAGCATCTGGTAGCCGCCGCAGATGCCGACGACATGGCCGCCGCGCTTGCGGTGAGCGAGAAGATCGCGATCCCAGCCGTTCTCGCGGAATTTGATGAGATCGCCGATCGTCGATTTGGAGCCGGGGATGACGACGAGCCCTGCATCTTCCGGCAGCCTCTTGCCCGGCGGCACGAACACCACCTCGACCTGCGGCTCGGCCTTCAGCGGGTCGAGATCGTCGAAATTGGCGATGCGCGCCAGCATCGGCACCGCCACCTTCAGTGCCCGTTTCTCGCCAGAAGCGAGGCGCTCGAGCACCACGGAATCCTCGGACGGCAGCCGCCCGGCCGCCTTCAGCCACGGCACGACGCCGAAGCAGCGCCAGCCGGTGAATTTCTCGATCGCCTTGATGCCGTCATCGAACAGCGAGACATCGCCACGGAACTTGTTGATGAGGTAGCCCGCGATCATGCGCCGGTCCCCTTCCGGCAGGATGAGATGTGTGCCGGCGACCGAGGCAATGACGCCGCCGCGATCGATGTCGCCGACCAGGACCACCGGCACATTGGCGCGCGTCGCGAAGCCCATATTGGCAATGTCGCGGCTCCTGAGATTGATCTCGGCCGGCGAGCCGGCGCCCTCGACGATGACCAGATCAGCCCCGTCGCCGACTTTGGTCCAGGAATCCAGCACCGCGTCCATCAGCGCGGCTTTCATTGCCTGGTAGTCGCGCGCCCGTGCCTCACCAAAGACCTTGCCCTGCACCACCACTTGCGAGCCGATATCGCTCTGCGGCTTGAGCAGCACGGGGTTCATATGCACGGTCGGCCTCACCCCGCAGGCCAACGCCTGCAGCCATTGCCCGCGGCCGATCTCGCCCTCGCCGGTCTCGCCGGGAATGTCGGCGACGGCGGCATTGTTCGACATGTTCTGCGGCTTGAACGGCCTGACCTTCAGGCCGCGATTCTTCGCGGCGCGGCAAAGCCCCGCCACCAGCACGGTCTTGCCGACGTCGGATCCCGTGCCCTGCAGCATGATTGCTTTTGCCATCAACCCTTGCCTCTCAAGTCGATCATCGGCCGATGATCGATTTCTGCGCCAGCGGTCCGCCGCGCCAGAGATAGAGCGCCATCAGCGGTTCCCGGCCGGTGCGCATGGCATGGCTGACATTCGACGCGTGGTGGATCACCTCGCCAGGGCCGCGAACATGAAAGTCCCCTTCGCCCATCCGCCACTCGGTGCCTCCGGTCAGGGGGATGTAGATCTCCTCTGCGATATGGTGATGGTCGGGATAGACGATGTCCGGCCCGAGGATCAGCAGACCGCCCGCGACCGCGTCGTTGACGAAATGCCCGCGCGTGCCAAACACCTCCAGCCAGCCGTAATTGTCGATGAAACCCTGCCCGAAATCGGCGGCGCTATAGGTCTGCCCCCAGCGCAGCTCGTCCCGATGATCGGCAAGGAAACGCGCCAGAGGTTTGGCATCGGCCGGTGCAAGCGCGGCGATGCGATCGAGATAGCGGAGGCAGCCAAGCACGCGCGATTCGAGCGCACGAGCCGACATATCCCAGCCGATGCGCGCGACTTCGTCGGCGACGAGATCGCTGTCGACGCCGCCGAGATAGGCTTGGAATCGCTCGAGCAAATCATCGAAAATTGTCGGCACGCAAGAGCTCCGTTAGTCATTCCATGCACAGCCGGTTCTCAGCGGTCCGGGTTGCGCGGCGGCATCATTGGTCTAGATTGGACGGCGCGCAAAGCCAAAAACGACAGGCCAGAAGGCCTGAAGCGACAGGGAGCACGCCATGGACGCTGCAGTCGATGCGGGCGCTGGCCAGTTCGAACTCAATGAGCAACAGCGCGCCATCCAGGAGATGGCCCAGGCCTTCGCGGCGGACCGCGTCGCGCCCAATGCGCTGGACTGGGACAAGGCGAAGCATTTCCCCGCCGACGTGATCCGCGAGACCGGACCGCTCGGCCTGGGCGGCATCTATGTGCGAGACGATGTCGGCGGGTCGGCGCTTGGCCGGCTGGACGCCGTGCTGATCTTCGAGGCGCTTGCCCACGCCGATCCGGCGTTTTCCTCCTTCATTTCCATTCACAACATGGCGGCCTCGATGATCGACCGCTTCGGCTCGGACGAGCAGCGTCAGCGCTTCCTTCCGAAACTGACGTCGATGGAGTGGCTGGCGAGCTATTGCCTGACCGAGCCGGGCTCCGGCTCGGACGCCGCCGCGCTGAAGACGCGCGCCGTAAAGAGCGGCGGCGACTATGTGCTCAACGGCGCCAAGCAATTCATTTCCGGCGCCGGCGACAGCGACCTCTATGTCGTGATGGCGCGTACAGGCGGCGATGGCCCGAAGGGAATTTCAACCTTCGTCGTGCCCAAGGACGCGCCCGGCCTTTCCTTCGGCGCCAACGAGCACAAGATGGGCTGGCACATGCAGTCGACCCGCCAGGTCATCTTCGAGGATTGCAAGGTGCCCGCCGAAAACCTGCTCGCTGCGGAAGGCGCCGGCTTCGGCATCGCCATGGCCGGGCTCGACGGCGGCCGGCTGAACATTGCGGCCTGCTCGCTCGGCGGCGCGCAATCGGCGCTCGACAAGGCGCTCGCCTATACGGCCGAGCGCAAGGCCTTCGGCTCCAGGATCAACCAGTTCCAGGCGCTGCAGTTCAGGCTGGCCGACATGGAGACGGAACTGCAGGCGGCGCGCATTTTCCTTTATGCCGCCGCCTCGAAGCTCGACCGCAAGGCGCCCGATGCCGGCAAATGGTCGGCGATGGCCAAGCGCTTCGTCAGCGATGTCGGCTTCGATGTCGCCAACCAGGCGCTGCAGCTGCATGGCGGCTACGGCTATCTGCACGACTACGGCATCGAGAAGCTGGTGCGCGACCTGCGCGTTCATCAGATCCTCGAAGGCACCAACGAGATCATGCGAGTCATCATTGCGCGGGCGTTGATTGGCCGCTGACGGCGACAAAAATCGGGAGAAAACGATGGCAACCATCGCCTTCATCGGCCTCGGCAACATGGGTAATCCGATGGCCGCCAACCTCGTAAAAGCGGGGCATACAGTTCTTGGCTTCGACCTCGTTCCGGACAACCTTACCGTCGCAAAGGAACATGGCGTTACAGTAATGGCCAATGCCGTCGCCGCAGTGAAGGACGCCGATGTCGTCATCACCATGCTACCGGCCGGTAAACATGTGCTGTCGGTTTACGAAGACATCGCGCCCAAGGCAAAGAAAGGCGCGCTGTTCATAGATTCCTCGACCATTGACGTCGAATCGGCGCGCAAGGCGCATGCGATTGCCGCCAAGCATGGCCTGCCCTCGATCGATGCGCCGGTCTCCGGCGGCACGGGTGGCGCGACGGCCGGCACGCTGACCTTCATGGCCGGCGGCTCGGACGAAGCCTTCGCCGCCGCTGAACCGATCCTGAAGCCGATGGCCGGGCGCATCGTTCATTGTGGCGGTGACGGCGCCGGCCAGGCCGCCAAGATCTGCAACAATATGATCCTCGGCATCTCGATGATCGGCGTCGCCGAAGCCTTCGTGCTGGCCGAAAAGCTCGGCCTGTCGCATCAGGCGCTGTATGACGTCGCCTCCACCTCCTCGGGCCAATGCTGGTCGCTCACCACCTACTGCCCGGTCCCCGGCCCCGTTCCGGCCTCGCCGGCCAACCGCGACTACAAGCCCGGCTTTGCCGCCGCGCTCATGCTGAAAGACCTGAAATTGTCGCAGGAAGCCGCACAGAGCGCGGGCGCCGTGACCCCGCTCGGCGCCGAAGCCACGCAGCTTTATGCCTTGTTCAACGCGCAGGGCCATGCCGGCGTCGATTTTTCCGGCATCATAAATTTCCTGCGCGGCGACAAAGGCTAAACGGCTGCTTTCGAACGGTTATTAGCGGATTTTTTCGACAGAAAGCCGGCAAATTTAGATTTGCTTAAGGTCTCGCTAACGCACCGGTAACGATGTGCCTTTAAAACGGACTGCGAGGCGGACATCGCAACCGCCCGGCGCTCCGGATCAGGTCTCGCGTACCGGAGCCCGTAAGTTTCGCAAGTATCTTGTAGCGAAACGCCATGCGTATCTGGCAGAGCCGCGTTCCCTTGGAGCGCGGTTTTTGCGTTTACCAGGGCAATCCAACAACAGTGAAAATGGTCCAGGCCGAGATCAACTCCTGCCGGACAAACGACGGAAATTCGCCCGTACGGTACGGCCGGCGGGCTTGAGGGCTGCATCCAAGGATTTTCGCGTGGCCTCGCCGTTGACCAGGGATGGAATGCGTCCCGACAGCACTTCCGGCCAGAATCGGGCGGCCGATTGCAGAAGCGAAACCTGTGCTGCGATGGCGCCTTGGGCTACGGCAGTGGTCTTTTCAGTGAAGGCTCGCACGGTTTCCCTGCCGAGTTTACGGTCGCTTTGCGCCTCCGCCACAAGCAGGGGCATGCGCATCATCACCACCATCGGGGCCAGCATCAGGTCGCCGCCGATCAGGGCGGCTTTCCGTGCACCACGGGTCTTGCGGGTTTTCTTCATCGCGTGAGTCCCCGGCCAGCTCTCAGGCCCGGTCTATTACGCGCAAGCCCCTGCATTGTTCCCTGTAGCGGGCTCGGATCGTGGCGGTCGGGCGCCCGAACACCGGACGCCCGACCGTGCTTCAGCGCTTGCGCAGATCCGCGTCCGCCAGGTCAAGCGCCTTGGCGATGCGCTCGCAGGCCATGTCGATCGTGTCGCGCGTCCAGATCAGCGGCGGCGACAGGATCATCGTGTCGCCGGTGGCCCGCATCATCATGCCGTTCGCGATCGCGTGGTCGCGCACCACCACCGCCGCGCTTCCCGACGGCAGATAGCGTTCCTTGGTCGCCTTGTCCTTGACGATCTCGATCGCGCCCATCAGACCGATTGAACGCACCTCGCCGACCAGCCTGTGCCCGGCGATGCGCTCCTGAAGCGCCTGCGCGAAATAGGGACCGGTGTCGTTCTTGACCCGTTCGACCAGCCCTTCCTTCTCGATGATCTCGAGGTTCTTCAACGCCACCGCGCAGGCCACCGGATGACCGGAATAAGTGTAGCCGTGATAGAACTCGCCGCCCTTCTCGACCAGCGTGCTCGCGACACGATCGCCGACCAGCAGCGCCGACAGCGGCTGATAGCCCGAGGTCAGCGCCTTGGCCGTGGTAATGGTGTCGGGCTCGACCCCGAAGGTCTGCGCCGCGAACCATTCGCCGGTGCGGCCATAGCCGGTGATCACCTCGTCCAGCATGAGCAGCACGTCGTATTTGCGGCAGATGCGCTCCACTTCCGGCCAGTAGCTCATCGGCGGGATCTTGACGCCGCCGGCGCCCATCACCGGCTCGCCGATGAAAGCCGCCACCTTGTCAGCGCCGGCTTCGAGGATCGCGTCTTCGACCGCCTTGGCAGCGCGGATGCCGAAATCGTGGTCGCTCTCGCCGGGCAGCGCGAGTTCATAGGCATAAGGCATCATCACATGGACGATGTTGGGCACCGCGCCGCCGAGTTGCTTGTGCATCGGCTCCATGCCGCCGAGCGACGTGCCGGCGATCGTCGAGCCGTGATAGGCCGACTTGCGCGAGATGATGCGGTTCTTCTCGGGCTTGCCTTCGAGCGCCCAATAATGGCGCACGAGCCTGAGCGCCGTGTCGTTGGCTTCCGAGCCGGACGAACCGTAGAAGACTTGGCTGACATGCTTGGGCGCGAGCTCCGCCAGCTTCTTCGACAACAGCACCGGCGTCGGCGTCGAGCATTTGAAGAAGGAGTTGTAGTA
It contains:
- a CDS encoding helix-turn-helix domain-containing protein, with the translated sequence MVRRKPAASLAGIVTDICGYRELLPGHFRIVEYASLTVPLVISFAEAFAIGLGHSPSDNDRYASFAAGLYAGPVMIESFGGACCVQVNFTPLGARQFFNLPMSELRDRMIGLDDALGFDGIALRERLGEASDWHKRFDIAEGFIAARLAEANALSPEIAWAYRTVVASGGRTRIAALAGEIGWSRKHLAAKFTDAIGIGPKTLSRIVRFNRALSLSKRQDDDWAGIAADCGYADQAHLVREFRQLAGETPIRLAALI
- a CDS encoding VOC family protein, with the translated sequence MPTTTEAPRIYPALRYRNAAKMIDWLCEAFGFEVRARYGEGDIVHHAELTFGSSMIMLGTARDDDYGKMVGDPGGGGGKSIYIAVNDADAAYARAKRAGAKITQELVDRDYGSREFICLDPEGNVWSFGTYWPKTGEKA
- a CDS encoding cobyric acid synthase, with the protein product MAKAIMLQGTGSDVGKTVLVAGLCRAAKNRGLKVRPFKPQNMSNNAAVADIPGETGEGEIGRGQWLQALACGVRPTVHMNPVLLKPQSDIGSQVVVQGKVFGEARARDYQAMKAALMDAVLDSWTKVGDGADLVIVEGAGSPAEINLRSRDIANMGFATRANVPVVLVGDIDRGGVIASVAGTHLILPEGDRRMIAGYLINKFRGDVSLFDDGIKAIEKFTGWRCFGVVPWLKAAGRLPSEDSVVLERLASGEKRALKVAVPMLARIANFDDLDPLKAEPQVEVVFVPPGKRLPEDAGLVVIPGSKSTIGDLIKFRENGWDRDLLAHRKRGGHVVGICGGYQMLGRMVRDPDGIEGSVREAEGLGLLDIETVMEPEKTVRNSSARSVQFGLPLQGYEIHLGRTTGPDTARPSTILNGAEDGAVSVDGKVIGTYLHGLFSADAFRAAYLGSLGVKGGGIDYRADVEKALDEVAAELERHLDCDAIFGLAR
- a CDS encoding dimethylsulfonioproprionate lyase family protein codes for the protein MPTIFDDLLERFQAYLGGVDSDLVADEVARIGWDMSARALESRVLGCLRYLDRIAALAPADAKPLARFLADHRDELRWGQTYSAADFGQGFIDNYGWLEVFGTRGHFVNDAVAGGLLILGPDIVYPDHHHIAEEIYIPLTGGTEWRMGEGDFHVRGPGEVIHHASNVSHAMRTGREPLMALYLWRGGPLAQKSIIGR
- a CDS encoding isobutyryl-CoA dehydrogenase, yielding MDAAVDAGAGQFELNEQQRAIQEMAQAFAADRVAPNALDWDKAKHFPADVIRETGPLGLGGIYVRDDVGGSALGRLDAVLIFEALAHADPAFSSFISIHNMAASMIDRFGSDEQRQRFLPKLTSMEWLASYCLTEPGSGSDAAALKTRAVKSGGDYVLNGAKQFISGAGDSDLYVVMARTGGDGPKGISTFVVPKDAPGLSFGANEHKMGWHMQSTRQVIFEDCKVPAENLLAAEGAGFGIAMAGLDGGRLNIAACSLGGAQSALDKALAYTAERKAFGSRINQFQALQFRLADMETELQAARIFLYAAASKLDRKAPDAGKWSAMAKRFVSDVGFDVANQALQLHGGYGYLHDYGIEKLVRDLRVHQILEGTNEIMRVIIARALIGR
- the mmsB gene encoding 3-hydroxyisobutyrate dehydrogenase — encoded protein: MATIAFIGLGNMGNPMAANLVKAGHTVLGFDLVPDNLTVAKEHGVTVMANAVAAVKDADVVITMLPAGKHVLSVYEDIAPKAKKGALFIDSSTIDVESARKAHAIAAKHGLPSIDAPVSGGTGGATAGTLTFMAGGSDEAFAAAEPILKPMAGRIVHCGGDGAGQAAKICNNMILGISMIGVAEAFVLAEKLGLSHQALYDVASTSSGQCWSLTTYCPVPGPVPASPANRDYKPGFAAALMLKDLKLSQEAAQSAGAVTPLGAEATQLYALFNAQGHAGVDFSGIINFLRGDKG
- a CDS encoding aspartate aminotransferase family protein, which produces MTYQNYSLKQLQQIDAAHHLHPFTDHKELRETGSRIITHAKGPFIYDADGTEILDGMAGLWCVNVGYGRDELAEAAYAQMKELPYYNSFFKCSTPTPVLLSKKLAELAPKHVSQVFYGSSGSEANDTALRLVRHYWALEGKPEKNRIISRKSAYHGSTIAGTSLGGMEPMHKQLGGAVPNIVHVMMPYAYELALPGESDHDFGIRAAKAVEDAILEAGADKVAAFIGEPVMGAGGVKIPPMSYWPEVERICRKYDVLLMLDEVITGYGRTGEWFAAQTFGVEPDTITTAKALTSGYQPLSALLVGDRVASTLVEKGGEFYHGYTYSGHPVACAVALKNLEIIEKEGLVERVKNDTGPYFAQALQERIAGHRLVGEVRSIGLMGAIEIVKDKATKERYLPSGSAAVVVRDHAIANGMMMRATGDTMILSPPLIWTRDTIDMACERIAKALDLADADLRKR